The genome window ATCCTGATGTTGTTCCCGTCTGCAGGATGACTGTTTGCTTCATCTGAGCTAGCCATTTCTGAATACTATATCAAACAATGAtgatatttaaattatatatattgatTCATCGCATTGATGATCAGATGGCCATGGTATTATTATACCATTTAGACCATTTTAAGCAATAATTAAATAATCAATAGAATACAATATCCtttatatttattagacaggggaatTATAAttcacaactgtcaatgtcgtaAAAGACATTTAACATTAGGCTCGTCTCGAAGGACATTTAAATAGCTTAGAAAGCTTGTCACATGGACGATTAAAAATATAACCAACGATCTTTTGGATTAGTGATCTTTTAAGGGTTGAACAAAGTTCATcgcctttttgacaagaagtttataaatAGAACTTTCATTGTCATTATTACACCTTTGCTTATAAGCTTACACCTCTAATGGATCCCTTGGTGTACACATCATATTgatgtttattagccatgattcacaTTGATCATTTAGGCTACGTATAGGTGACTTGGAAAATCCAAGTACATTTTGGAAGCTTGTGTGGTTTCTCGTACCGCACAgctaggaatgttaacatgttttcagatgttaacagagatttactgtcttaaaaaggttgtaccatcatagccagTTATTATTTTGGCTAGGTTATATCTCTAAgaatttctttggcagatcaattataaattgaaaGGATATAACATGATATAAtaaaatacatatttaaaaaCCAAAGATAAACTTCATTAAACATGAAACTAGTACAagtgccctaaacgggtcttagAAAGAACAAactgcccacgcaggggctacaGAAATAGGAAATAAGTCCATGCAGGGACTTTAGTACAGAAAATAAAATaatgtcctcacagggacttgattaaaaGACAATACAAGAAAATTAAACCATCTCCTACTTCTTCTTGCCTTTAAGAAGGTTTGCCAGACCCTTCATAAAGCTACCATGCTCCTTCTTGGTTTTTCTAGAATCGTGTTCAACCTTGTCTAACCTCTCTAAGATCTCTTGAGTTTGCTGCTGCTGAAAAGAAGGAGGTTGCTGGTATGGCGGGTACTGATAACCCTGCACTGGGTATCCAGTTGGTTGAACTGGAGGGtaagaagaagggtaaaggtgATGGTATTGTGCAGCTGTAAGGTACGGGTCTTGAGTTCCATAATCCAATGGATATCCCGATGGGTTTTCAAAAGGATTGTACCCAGAAGAACCTGGGTAAGTcgggattgggttgtcaaaacccataGGCGGCTGTGGTGGTGCATAAGAAGCTGGCGGAGGATCGATCTCCGACACCGCGTTCGAGGGCCCACCCATTTGGGGGTCCTCTAGAATAGGAGGGTAAGAACTCGAACCCTGAGGAGAACTAAAACGAGGTCCTCCTTGCACGGACATATGTGCATTCCTCCTTCGCCTCGGAGGCTCGGGAggtggctgcggtggctgctgagGCGGCTCCTCAACAGGAAGTGGTGGAGGTGAAACTGCTTGAAGCTGGGGTTCAACCAAAGGTGGTTGGGCTGGAGAGTTATGGTACGAAGGAGTAAAGTACCAATCATAGGTGGCCATCCTCTCCTGATATGAATCGGGCCCACGGTACAGTGATCCCTGAAATGGGGACCCACTTGATATGCTTACTGGGTGGCCCGGTGTTCTGGTATGCATCTCCGGGTCTGGGTTGTCGTCCATCTCCATTTCTTGAGAAAAATGATCCTCAGGGCCCAAAGGGTTGTAGCCAAGAAAGTCGATGACATAGTCTTTCGGATTGAACTGCGCCGGTGAGTAGGTAGAATCCGAATGGTGAAACGAATGGGAGTGCGACGAATGGTATGATTGGTGAGATTCGTGGGAGTGATGGGAGTGTTGAGAATGGTGCGAGTGTTGGGGCTCGTCTGGGATAGGCGGCCCAAAAGATGGATGGAAAGAAGGTGAAGAGCTTAACGAGACACAATGTCTCGCCGGCTCAAAGGAGTGACCCCACAGATCGTGTGAGTCAGAACTGGAAAGGGACGCAGACGGAGTGCGTCGGTGTGATGGTCCTGCTACTGATGGTCCCCCTCGAATGGGACCCTTTCCTCTACTTCTAACTCTGGGAGGCATTATAGTTAAGCTTCCTGtcaaaacaagaaaataaaacaaaataaactaTAAACAGCAAAGGAAAGTTAAGAATAAATCCTAGGTCATGGCCTAGACTCGaaagtctaaggaatgtgcttattgt of Helianthus annuus cultivar XRQ/B chromosome 1, HanXRQr2.0-SUNRISE, whole genome shotgun sequence contains these proteins:
- the LOC110929468 gene encoding extensin-2-like gives rise to the protein MPPRVRSRGKGPIRGGPSVAGPSHRRTPSASLSSSDSHDLWGHSFEPARHCVSLSSSPSFHPSFGPPIPDEPQHSHHSQHSHHSHESHQSYHSSHSHSFHHSDSTYSPAQFNPKDYVIDFLGYNPLGPEDHFSQEMEMDDNPDPEMHTRTPGHPVSISSGSPFQGSLYRGPDSYQERMATYDWYFTPSYHNSPAQPPLVEPQLQAVSPPPLPVEEPPQQPPQPPPEPPRRRRNAHMSVQGGPRFSSPQGSSSYPPILEDPQMGGPSNAVSEIDPPPASYAPPQPPMGFDNPIPTYPGSSGYNPFENPSGYPLDYGTQDPYLTAAQYHHLYPSSYPPVQPTGYPVQGYQYPPYQQPPSFQQQQTQEILERLDKVEHDSRKTKKEHGSFMKGLANLLKGKKK